The following proteins are encoded in a genomic region of Cryptomeria japonica chromosome 11, Sugi_1.0, whole genome shotgun sequence:
- the LOC131069467 gene encoding early nodulin-93-like → MATAINVGEWWSVRKQDMAVPSNTSPLNTFNTEQSSTQYSHDGVKAGAKVAAIAFVASPIPVLMGARAIPWARANLNYAAQAHIIFFVSGAAYFIVAIKLLQKNWVSWKHSSKW, encoded by the exons ATGGCTACTGCAATTAATGTAGGGGAGTGGTGGTCAGTGAGAAAGCAGGACATGGCTGTGCCATCCAATACTTCACCCCTCAACACGTTCAATACAGAGCAAAGCAGTACTCAGTACTCACACG ATGGAGTAAAAGCAGGGGCAAAGGTAGCCGCAATTGCATTTGTCGCATCTCCAATCCCCGTG CTGATGGGAGCACGGGCCATTCCTTGGGCAAGGGCGAATCTAAACTATGCAGCTCAGGCACATATCAtcttttttg TTAGTGGAGCAGCCTATTTCATTGTGGCAATAAAACTCCTtcaaaaaaactgggtctcatggAAGCATAGTTCTAAATGGTAG